The stretch of DNA ATAAAATAACTCCTGCAGTCTGATTGTTTTCAAGCTTCAAATAATATGCGAGTGCTATTTTGTCTTTTTTGTATGACAGGTGATAGATATGGTGTCAATCATGCAGATACATCGGGGTCTGGAAACTTGTGTCTTCCTGTTTCTTCTGTGGGAATGGTCATGAATAATCAAAACCCCCGTGCTGTATCCTTACAGTCCATGTCCAAAATAAACTCTCCTTTGATTACCAATCAATCAAACTTGACTGCCTCTCAGCAGATGCCAAATATAAAGGTTCAACCAGTTGATCAGTCAGCGAAGATGAACTTTCAGTCCCAGCATTCACTGGGAGATAACCATTTATCTTCCTATCAGCATCAACATTGTCAACAGCCGCCTCAGCAGTTCCAGGAGCAACGTCAATTTGTTCAACCTCAACAGAAGCTGCAAAGTCAGCAGCACCAACTTTTGTCAAGGAGCAATACTTTTGCTCAAGCTCAGCTACCTTCTGATCTTGGTATTCGGGTAAAGTCTGAGCCTGGAAATCATGATGAAGCCCAACATTCTCGGGTCAATACTGAGCAATTTCAGTTTTCTAACATAAATCAGTTTCAGTCAAATTCAGTTGAAGACCATTCTAAAGGTACTCAGTTGCTCCCTCCTCTGTCTAGGTTATTCGTTTGTCAGTGTCTCAGCCTTCAGAACAAATGCAGCAATTATTGAATTCGCAACAGTTTGTTACTGATTCTAAGAGTTGTTTCAACTTTTTTTCTAATGGGGTTCATTCAGATGCAGTATTTCAGGGTCAATGGTATTCCACATCGCAAGATGGGAGTCAAATACCAGGTAGCTTCTCAAATAAGCAAAATGCACAGGAGGAATTGTGTCAGAGAACTTCCAGGAAGGATGAAGCTTATCCAAATAATCTGTCTACTGAGGGATCTCCGGTTAGTCAACCTTTTGGTAGTAGAGCAGTTGCCACCAATAACTCGAGCAGCTCCATCTGCAGATCTAATAACCTTCCTCGTGAACGACAATATTTCAATCAGCAGAGGTGGCTATTGTTTTTGATTCATGCACGTGGATGTTCTGCTCCTGAAGGGAAATGTCCAGAGCAGAATTGCATAAAAGCTCAAAAACTAGTGAAGCATATGGAAGGATGCAGTAACTTTGACTGTAAATATCCTCGTTGTCCTACAACGAGGGTCTTAATTAACCACTACAGACGGTGCAGAGATCTAAGCTGTCCTGTTTGTATTCCTGTCAGGAAATTTGTACACGCACAACAAAAAGTTGCTCGTCCTGGCTGTAATTCTGATATGCCCAATCCTCCTAATGGTACTTGTAGATCCTATGATGCTGGTGAAATTGCTTCCAGGTTGACTGCCAAGCTGAGTTCGGTGTCGGCTCAAACAGAAGATTTGCAGCCTTCTCTTAAGCGTACGAAGATTGAGCCACCTTCTCAATCTCTCATCTTGGAAACAGAAAATCGTTTTATGCCAGTTTCCGCCTGTGAGTCTCTTGTTACCCAAAATGCCCACCTCGTTGAACAGCATGGCAATGCTGTCGCAATGAAATCTGAAGTTACTGACATAATGATAGAAATTCCTGCAAATGCTGTGCAAGTCAGTCCCGGGAGTATAGATATACGAACGGATAATTTGGATGATACCTGCATTCTAAAACCTGTTCTTGATTCTGCTGTATCAAGTAGTGCAGCTTCTCTTGTGAAACAGGGAAATATTAAGACTGAAAAGGACATGGATCAGCCTAAACAGGAAATTACATCAGCAACCACTGAAAGCACAAGTGGATCCAAGTCTGGGAAACCTACAATAAAGGGTGTGTCAATGACTGAATTATTCACCCCAGAGCAAGTCCGAGAACACATTATTGGTCTGAGGCGATGGGTTGGCCAGGTCTGTCTTTCGCGCTATTGTTAGTTGTTGAGGGTGGGGATCCCGTTGTTTTAGTCATGAGTTCTGCTATACACATTTGcatcatatttttcaaaatgaGTTGGTGATTGATGCTTTAAATCCTTTCGTAATAACAGTTTTTTAATGAGTATTAGTCAAAATCATGGTGTTGGGGACCTCCCTTAGAAGACCAATGGTGGTTGCATAAAAGACTAGACGCATACTTGTTTCGAGAAATTTGTAATGATTCTAAACTTGGAGAACTTCTTCAGAGTTATGCGAGCTAGCAGAACAGCAATACACTTTTAATCATTTCATCCCAATGCAATAACTAGGTACATGCAAAACTCAATTTTATGAAACCTTGAACGCGTAAGTTATGCATTCATGGTTTATTAACTGAGCTTTGCATGTACCTAGTTATTGCATTGAGATGAAATGACTAAAAATGTATTGGCTGTTCTGCTTGCTGAGTCATAAAATAATTTCCTAAACATATCGCCTCTAGCTGAGTTTTCTATGAAGAAGATACACCCTCAAAGTAGTATAGTTAGGGGTAATGATTGCTTTAGAAAATGGGTGGTGGTTGCTTAAAAGACTAGATCTATACATGTTTTGAGAAACTGGTAGCAATTCTAATCTTGGCCAAGTTTTCCAGAGTTATGCATTCATGGTTTATTCGTTATTTTTTTTTCCATACACCTAGTTATTGTAGTGAGATAACATGACTTCCAAAATTATTTGTTGTTCTGCTTGTTGATTcttaaaatattttccttatataTCGCCCTCCATCTGAATTTTCTTTCAAGAAGATACACCCTCAAAGTAATATAGCATTAGTTTTGATATATGTAGCTGAGAAACAATGATTAGGAGTGTTTGTTTTTATGCGCTCCTCTTTGTAATTATGGGCGACTTCACAGTTTTTGTGAAATCTATATATTAATATACAAATATGTTACCTTCttgatttattttttaaaatgttaTTTGCTGTCTAGTATGTGTAAGCCGGAAGTAGCGAATTATAATCCTTCAGGAGGTAAGGTTAGGACCTAAGGAATACAAGGTCTATGTATTTATAGTTGATGAGAAATGATACACCTACTCTTACGGGGACACTTACTGCTGTTTTAATTCTTAAATGAGTCTTCCTTGTACcattatcaaaaagaaaaaaaatcttaaATGAGTCTTTCACCCTCTTAGAAACTTCAGAAGACaatcaaaacaacaacaacaaacccagtgtaatcccataaaTGGGGTCGTGGGAGAGTAGtgcgtacgcagaccttacccctaccttataaagttagagaggctgtttccgatagaccctcggctcagggaACAATGGAGATAAGATAAAGCAGCCAAGTAGCAAACAATGGTAACAACAATGTAATATGGTAACGAGCGCGAATGACACATCATGTAATAATAAAGAACCATGATaagataatacaaaaataatcCTAGTACTACTGGTAAGCCTAGGAGGAACACACTACTATCAGTCAACCTACacccctaatcctcgacctccacacatTCCTATCGTGGGTCATATACTCGGTAAGCTGAAACAGCGACATGTCCTGCCTAATTATCTCTCCCAAATACTTCTTAGGCTTACCCCTTCCCTTCCTCAGATTCGCCATGGACAACCCCTCATACCTCCTGATCGGAGCATCTATATTTCTCTTCTTCACATACCCAAACCATCTCAACTTCGATTCCCGCAACTTGTCCTCTACAGATGCTACTCctaccttgtccctaataacttcattcctaatcctgTCCTTCTTGGTATGTCCACACATCCATcttaacatcctcatttcagctactttcatTTTCTGGACATGGGACTTCTTAACGGGCCAGtactcaaccccatacaacatagtcggtctaaccaccactctgtagaacttgcccttaagtccaggtggcacattcttatcacacaaaacccCCGAGGCTAGCCGCCATCTCATCCACCCCGCTCCAATACGATGAGTaatatcctcgtcgatctccccgttgccttgaataatagacccaagatacttgaaactatctcTTTTGGGGATGAACTGAGTACCAATCTTCATTTCCACTTCTTCTTCATACATCCCATCGCTGAACGTGCACTCTAAGTACTCAGTTTTTGACCTACTAAACTTGAAACCAGCGTCTGTCTCCAAACTTCCAACCTGGCGTTAACTCCGCcacgcgtctcgtcaatcagaactatgtcatcaacAAATAGCATACACCATGGCACTTCCCCTTGTATGTGTCGCGTCAGAACATCTAACGCTAAGGCAAACAAAAACGGGCTAAGAGCCGATCCCTGATGTAACTCTATCTCCACTCGGAAATGATCCGAGTCTCCTTTTGCAGTCCTCACCCGAATATTCGCTCCCtcgtacatgtccttaatcaccctaatgtacgcTACCGGGACACCGCTAACCTCCATACATCTCCATAAAACTTCTTTCGGGACTTTATCATAGGCCTTCTCTAGATCCAAGaataccatatgcaagtccttcttcctctccctgtACTGCTCCACCAATCTCCTCACAAGGTGAATGGCTTTTGTAGTAGACCGTCCCGGTATAAATCCGAACTGGTTCTCGGAAATAGTAACACTACGTCGCACCCTTCTCTCCACCAccttctcccaaactttcatagtatgactcaacagcttgatacccctatagttgttataGTCCTGGATATCACATTTGTTTTTATACAATGGGATCATTAAACTCCACCGCCaatcttcgggcatcttcttcgtcctgaaaatgacattaaacaaaccagtaagccactccaagccttCACGGCCCACTTCTTTCCAAAATTCCACAGGGATCTCGTCCGGCCCAGTTGCCTTACCTCCGCTCATCTTCCACATATCCCACTCAACCTCCTCGCTCCTAATACGCCTACAAAACCCAAAATCCCTCTGACTCCTTGAGTTTTCCAACTCACCTAGCACGATCAAAAcctcattttttaaatttacTTTTCATTAAGGACGTGGTAGGAAACATATCTGCGTTATCAGTATCTGTGGCATATATTCTACTGACATTTTTGGTTTATTTTCTGATCGGTATGTGTTATCATTTCATGGAATGATATTTTGTTTTTTTCCTTCACAGAGCAAAGCAAAAGCAGAAAAAAATCAAGCTATGGAACATTCCATGAGTGAAAATTCATGTCAATTATGTGCAGTTGAGAAGCTAAATTTTGAACCTCCGCCTATATATTGTACTCCTTGTGGTGCTCGTATTAAACGAAATGCAATGTATTATACGATTGGAACTGGTGATACTCGACACTACTTCTGCATTCCATGCTATAATGAGGCTCGTGGAGACACCATTGTTGTTGATGGAACCACTATTCCGAAGGCGAGGatggagaaaaagaaaaatgatgagGAAACTGAAGAATGGGTATTTGTGTCTCACCTTTTAGGATTTACTTCAGAATATCTTATTATTGAAGAAATAAAATTGAAAATCCAGCTCTATACACTTTTTCGGCAGTACACAATGTTTCTCTTGTTCTGAATTTTGActagttttattatatttgttaAATCTTAAAAGTTTCTGCTTTGTGCAGTGGGTTCAATGTGATAAGTGTGAAGCTTGGCAACATCAGATTTGTGCATTGTTCAATGGTAGGAGAAATGATGGTGGGCAAGCTGAGTATACCTGTCCAAATTGCTATATTATAGAGGTTGAAAGAGGTGAGCGTAAGCCCTTACCACAAAGTGCTGTTCTTGGAGCAAAAGATCTGCCTCGTACAATTCTCAGTGACCATATTGAGCAACGATTAGTTAAGCGTTTGAAGCACGAAAGGCAGGAGAGAGCAAGACGTGAAGGAAAAAGTTATGATGAGGTAAGTCAATTTGCTCGAGTTTGAACGCTACAGCCCACGTGTTGAAGTTTCATGATTTTAATAAGAGAGCGTGATATATTTATACTGGTGGACACCGAATGCATCGTTGTGATAGATAAATGGGCATATAGTTTTGATTGACAGTTGTCAATCAAGGGGGTGCCTCCTCTGTATAGTAAAGTCGAAAACAGCTCTAAGATAGATGTCATGCTATGAGAAAAGTTGGTACGTCTAAACATTGTAAAACTCACACTAGTCTCTGTGGTGGATGCTGCATTCACTAATTTTAACCAGTATAGTTATTTACACTTAAGTCCAGAGTATGGAACAGCTTGCTAAAGAAATGTGACATagaagtaagtatcttgtcttCTGATTTTTCAGTAATAATGTGTTTCCTTATCTTTGGAAAACCTCATATGCGTGTTCAATCTTAGAAAATATTAAGTACTGAGATAAATATTAGCTTTGATGTCATAATCCCCGTATGGAGATAAATTAGCTTGTGGATTGAACTGTTTCGATTGCTTAAACTTTTTCATTATAAAGTAAAGAAACATTTTGGAAGATATCTTATTTGGATGTTTCTTCCAAGTTCTGTTTATTGATATTTTTGTCAGCAAATGTTTACTTATGCATTTCTACTTCTGCTTGTGTTGTCGATTTAACAGGTTCCTGGTGCTGAAGGGCTTGTTGTAAGGATTGTGTCATCAGTGGACAAAAAGTTGGAAGTGAAATCAAGGTTTCTCGAGATCTTTCAAGAAGAGAATTATCCGCCGGAGTTCCCATATAAATCAAAGGTACGTTTCTACCCTTTTTTTGTTTACTGCAAATCAGAGTTGTTTGGTTCTGAAAAGGAACATATTCACAAAATTAGACACAAATTGAAAGGTTGGTATGTGTTTGTTGTTTGAAACAAACCAAAGCAAGCCAAACTTGTTTCTGCAATAGGCGCATACTTTTTAATATTACCTTGAGCTCTCCTTTTTTCCTGAGTATTCTTTTCcaatttcacattttctttcttatgattatgttatgattttttAGAATTCATTTAATCTTATGTTATATTCACCAAATTGTGGAGTAATTATTTTTCACTCTGTTTTTTTTCTAAATATATATTCTTATATTGATATAGTAAATGCTTTTGTATTAAATTAATGCATGTTGTTTCAAGGATAGTAGTAAAATATTCACATACTAAAAGGGGTTTGGTTGAAACTTTATATAATAATAGGTTACTATTCTAGTTTTATGAGTTCAGGAAACATCTCGCACTGCCACAAGTGTTTCCAATAACAGTGATTGAAACACATTGTGTTGCACTAAATGTTTTAGAAATATTTGTAACAAGTTTCTCTGAAAAACTATCCGACCATCACTTAATTGTTGTGGACATTTTGGTTCCAAGGATTGAAATGAATTTGAGATGTGTTTATACCAGATATTCATACGTTAGAAATAGATCTAATCAGTTGGTACAGAACGGATTATTGGTTCGTGAGACATTGTTTTTGATAAATTATTGGTGTGAGACATCTCTATAACATGCACGCCATTATCTGTTCCTCGTGTGCAATTTGATAAGAGCCTTATATAGGTAAAAGTTGATGGTATCTTGGCTTGGTTCACTCCATGTTCATTCATTTTGTCCTTCCCTGACGTAAATTATCCCTCCATATCCTTGACCTTTAAAATTGCTTCCAGCGCTGTAGGAAGAGATTATTTGGGGAAGCTTTTACGTCCATAAAGTCTAGTCAATAGTTGGATTGGGAGGTTAGTTTTGACGGTTAGGGGAATAAAACGGTGGACTAATTCAATTCGTTCTCAATTAATCAACTACTTGCCAATCAAGTAGTTGAGGACGGTTGGATAAATtctgcataaccattatgctcTATTATATTGTCTTAGGATGTTGGGTCAAGCTTTAGGTCCTAAGATCTCCGTCTGTCATTTCCTTGCTCATTTCTCTTGCAATTAGGTGATAAGAGTTTTGAGTGCTGAACTAATAAGTTGCATCCTTCAGGTGTTATTGTTATTTCAGAAAATTGAAGGTGTAGAAGTGTGCCTCTTTGGCATGTATGTTCAGGAATTTGGATCTGAATGCGCACAACCAAATCATCGTCGTGTTTATCTCTCGTATCTAGATTCTGTCAAATATTTCAGGCCAGAGATCAAAGCAGTGAGTGGCGAGGCTCTTCGTACATTTGTGTACCATGAAATTTTGGTAATCTTTTCCTGCCATCAGTTTTATATGTTGATTTCTTTATCTTTATTATCGGTTTATATTTGTATTCATGCTATTCTGATCTTATTCCAGATTGGATATTTAGAATATTGCAAAAAGCGTGGTTTCACAAGTTGCTATATATGGGCTTGTCCTCCACTGAAGGGTGAagattatatattatattgccaCCCGGAAATCCAGAAAACCCCAAAATCTGACAAGCTCAGAGAGTGGTgagtttaataatatttttacttgttATCAAATTTTAGAAAGTGTCCTTCAGTCAAAACTTTGGTTATCTGTTTTGATGAACTTCTAATGTGGTGAGGTAATATTGCTCCTTTTGGGTACATGTACTTGACTAGGTTCACTTTTTTATATTTCAGGTATTTATCAATGTTACGAAAAGCTTTGAAGGAAAATATTGTTGTAGATCTCACAAATTTATATGACCATTTCTTCATTTCCACGGGCGAATGTAAAGCTAAAATTACTGCAGCTCGCCTGCCATATTTTGATGGGGACTATTGGCCTGGTGCAGCAGAGGATATGATTTATCAACTTCAACAAGAAGAAGATGGGAGGAAACAACATAAGAAGGGATCTATTAAGAAGACTATATCAAAAAGAGCTCTTAAAGCGTCTGGTCAATCTGATCTTTCTGGAAATGCATCTAAGGATATACTTCTAATGCACAAAGTAATTTTAGCCTTTAAATACTTTTACTCTAGTCTTCTTTCTACTTCCTCTTTGACTGTTTGTTGACTGATTGTTGTTAATATGTTTTGTACTCATCAAAAGATACGTCGCGGTTTATGGCTTGCAGTTCTGAATATATTGCTATTCTCTTATCAAGCACTGATTATTATTTTCCTGTGTTGAAAGCTGATGTACTGTAAATCTTCTTGTGTGTACTTTTGTTTGTGTCCTCACAAATTTCCACTTGTCACAGCTTGGTGAAACTATTTCTCCAATGAAGGAAGATTTTATTATGGTCCACCTGCAGCACGCATGTACTCATTGTTGTATTCTAATGGTTTCCGGAAATCGTTGGGTATGCAATCAATGCAAGAACTTTCAGCTTTGTGACAAGTATGAGTCTCGCCTCTCTCATTTCATTATTGGAGTAGTAAAACTTTTCTGTTCTATACAGAGTCATACTTATTACGCGCTTGAAAGTGAAATACGAATGCCTGATCTTCTCCTCATCTGTAAAGGGGACACAGAAAAAATAAGCAAGACCAAAAGTACTTGGAGAGTCTTTTTTCATGTGTAACAAAAAGTCATTTTCTCTCTTCTCATTTATTATCTGTAGGGACTTTTAATTTATAAGTGACTGCTAAGCTATATTCATGAACCAAGATTGCCAAAAACCTTGGGCTTCGTAGTTTTCTTAGTAATGTTAAAGGCACCCTGTGAGTGTTGAAGAAGAAAGGTAAAGAAGTGTAGAACACAGAGTACACAACAAAAGTGAGAAATAAAAGTTAATGTAGAGAATATCAAAAATCAGATAAGCTATCAGCATTATCCGTCGTTTCTTATTACTCTAGACAAAGAGCAGTCTAAGGTATAACATTTATAGTTTGAGCGCCGATTGTGAACTGAACATAAACAGTAGTTTTCTCAAAGCATGGCAGACCCTTTGAGTTCTCTCATTCTTAATACATGAGCTTGCATATATGTTATTTTGATTGGTACCAAAGTAAGCATTTGGAAGCTTGGTTTCAACCAGTGCCACATTCCTGAGTTTATTTTTATTGGTACATGAACTTGCATATATCTGCAATATAATTTCCCCATTTATGCATGCTGCGCATTGCAGAATAGTCTTCGAATATGACAGCTCGTACTTTCTTgcacaactttttttttttttttttttgtaacaaTTAACTGTGCTGCTACTCTTTAGGTGTTATGAAGTTGAGCAGAAACTTGAAGACAGAGAAAGACATCCTATCTATCACAAGGACACACATATACTTTATCCCGTAAGTAGTTTTTTATGTTTTTGTTCTGATAGGTATTGCTATATTGTAGATTTTGTTGATTGAGGAATAACTTTTGCAGAGTGAAATTGAAGTAACTGATGATACCAAGGATAAAGATGAAATTCTTGAGAGCGAGTTTTTTGATACAAGGCAGGCATTTTTGAGTCTTTGTCAAGGAAACCATTACCAATATGATACCCTGCGGCGTGCTAAACATTCCTCAATGATGGTCCTTTACCACCTTCATAATCCGACTGCACCAGCATTTGTGACAACTTGCAATATTTGTCATCTTGACATAGAAGCAGGT from Nicotiana tomentosiformis chromosome 11, ASM39032v3, whole genome shotgun sequence encodes:
- the LOC104096056 gene encoding histone acetyltransferase HAC1 isoform X4, whose protein sequence is MQRQQAHEKPPKKVMDIVKRLEEGLFKSASTKEEYLNLNTLENRLHGLIKGLRMNNHNQRVSRVNSSGPIGTMIPTPGMAQGVNSALIGTSSFDSSMASGSTIASSTVNSGSFLPMANVSSSGCLTNGYQQPTSNFLVNSGGNNLAPSMSGQRMTSQMIPTPGFNTNCGANLNGNTSAQSSMSLESPSSIAAFSSVDSTIVSQPLQQNQNSRILHTVGSHVGGGIRSGLQNRSYGQTGSLNGGLGMIGNNLHLLNGSGASESYIPATTYGNSPKSLPQHFDQQHQPLMQGDRYGVNHADTSGSGNLCLPVSSVGMVMNNQNPRAVSLQSMSKINSPLITNQSNLTASQQMPNIKVQPVDQSAKMNFQSQHSLGDNHLSSYQHQHCQQPPQQFQEQRQFVQPQQKLQSQQHQLLSRSNTFAQAQLPSDLGIRVKSEPGNHDEAQHSRVNTEQFQFSNINQFQSNSVEDHSKDAVFQGQWYSTSQDGSQIPGSFSNKQNAQEELCQRTSRKDEAYPNNLSTEGSPVSQPFGSRAVATNNSSSSICRSNNLPRERQYFNQQRWLLFLIHARGCSAPEGKCPEQNCIKAQKLVKHMEGCSNFDCKYPRCPTTRVLINHYRRCRDLSCPVCIPVRKFVHAQQKVARPGCNSDMPNPPNGTCRSYDAGEIASRLTAKLSSVSAQTEDLQPSLKRTKIEPPSQSLILETENRFMPVSACESLVTQNAHLVEQHGNAVAMKSEVTDIMIEIPANAVQVSPGSIDIRTDNLDDTCILKPVLDSAVSSSAASLVKQGNIKTEKDMDQPKQEITSATTESTSGSKSGKPTIKGVSMTELFTPEQVREHIIGLRRWVGQSKAKAEKNQAMEHSMSENSCQLCAVEKLNFEPPPIYCTPCGARIKRNAMYYTIGTGDTRHYFCIPCYNEARGDTIVVDGTTIPKARMEKKKNDEETEEWWVQCDKCEAWQHQICALFNGRRNDGGQAEYTCPNCYIIEVERGERKPLPQSAVLGAKDLPRTILSDHIEQRLVKRLKHERQERARREGKSYDEVPGAEGLVVRIVSSVDKKLEVKSRFLEIFQEENYPPEFPYKSKVLLLFQKIEGVEVCLFGMYVQEFGSECAQPNHRRVYLSYLDSVKYFRPEIKAVSGEALRTFVYHEILIGYLEYCKKRGFTSCYIWACPPLKGEDYILYCHPEIQKTPKSDKLREWYLSMLRKALKENIVVDLTNLYDHFFISTGECKAKITAARLPYFDGDYWPGAAEDMIYQLQQEEDGRKQHKKGSIKKTISKRALKASGQSDLSGNASKDILLMHKLGETISPMKEDFIMVHLQHACTHCCILMVSGNRWVCNQCKNFQLCDKCYEVEQKLEDRERHPIYHKDTHILYPSEIEVTDDTKDKDEILESEFFDTRQAFLSLCQGNHYQYDTLRRAKHSSMMVLYHLHNPTAPAFVTTCNICHLDIEAGQGWRCEVCPDYDVCNACYQKDGGIDHPHKLTNHPSIAERDAQNKEARQLRVLQLRKMLDLLVHASQCRSSLCQYPNCRKVKGLFRHGIQCKVRASGGCVLCKKMWYLLQLHARACKESECHVPRCRDLKEHLRRLQQQSDSRRRAAVMEMMRQRAAEVANSAG